The Cloeon dipterum chromosome X, ieCloDipt1.1, whole genome shotgun sequence genome includes a window with the following:
- the LOC135945447 gene encoding ankyrin repeat domain-containing protein 13C-B isoform X2: MAAYEEGDYPLHRCIFSDDRKRLSQLLRSKDVGAKDKYGNTPLHLAVMLGRRECIHLLLNHGAPVKVKNNAGWSPLSEAISFGDRQILSSLLRKLKQQSREQVEERRPNLVAALHSIDDFYMELKWDFQSWVPLVSRILPSDICKIHKRGSSMRLDTTLVDFNDMKWERGDISFIFNGEQKPSQSLTVLDNKEKLFQRVRYEETEMELEDEVDLLMSSDIIAVQMSTKSISFSRAQSGWFFKEDRKESVGAFSAEFYHVNGMVLESRKRREHLTEEDLRKNKAIVESFTKGGTSQVDINGETIRRPSLAPPPPCALTWEEYVASPGSNPPVLGRDMVYKQTCKSFKATVAMSSEFPLSVGMLLNVLEIVAPFKHFTKLREFVNMKLPPGFPVKIDIPILPTVTAKITFQQFDFKSDIPRELFEVPANYHEDPTRFPDL, from the exons GGGCGATTACCCTCTTCACAGGTGCATTTTCTCGGACGACCGAAAGCGGCTGTCGCAGTTGCTGCGGAGCAAGGATGTTGGCGCCAAGGACAAATACG GCAACACGCCGCTGCACCTGGCTGTCATGCTCGGCAGAAGAG AGTGCATCCACCTCTTGCTGAACCACGGGGCACCGGTCAAAGTGAAGAACAATGCTGGATGGAGTCCCCTTTCGGAGGCCATCAGCTTCGGCGACAGACAAATCC TTTCTTCCCTGCTGCGTAAACTGAAGCAGCAGTCCCGGGAGCAGGTGGAGGAGCGGAGACCGAATTTAGTTGCTGCCTTACACAGTATAGACGACTTTTACATGGAACTCAAGTGGGATTTCCAGAGCTGgg TTCCGCTTGTGTCTCGAATACTTCCATCCGACATCTGCAAAATCCACAAAAGAGGCTCGTCAATGCGGCTGGACACCACTTTGGTCGACTTTAACGACATGAAGTGGGAAAGAGGAGacattagttttattttcaacggCGAGCAAAAGCCGTCACAGTCGCTCACGGTTCTCGATAATAAAGAAAAGCTATTCCAAAGAGTTAGATACGAG GAGACTGAAATGGAGTTGGAAGACGAGGTCGACTTGTTGATGAGCAGCGACATAATTGCAGTGCAAATGTCTACAAAGTCAATAAGTTTTAGTCGAGCCCAGTCGGGCTGGTTTTTCAAAGAGGACCGCAAGGAGTCTGTGGGTGCGTTCAGCGCCGAATTCTACCACGTCAATGGAATGGTTCTCGAGTCGCGCAAGCGCCGGGAACACCTCACTGAAGAAGATCTCCGCAAGAACAAAGCCATCGTCGAGAGCTTTACCAAGGGAGGCACGTCGCAGGTCGACATTAATGGGGAG ACAATTCGGCGGCCGTCCCTGGCTCCTCCTCCGCCTTGCGCCCTTACGTGGGAGGAGTACGTCGCAAGTCCAGGGTCGAATCCTCCAGTTCTTGGCAGAGACATGGTGTACAAACAAACCTGCAAATCTTTCAAAGCAACAGTTGCCATG AGTTCCGAGTTTCCGTTGTCTGTGGGAATGCTGCTGAACGTCCTGGAAATCGTCGCGCCTTTCAAGCACTTTACTAAGCTTAGGGAATTTGTCAATATGAAGCTTCCTCCAGGCTTCCCTGTGAAGATTG ATATCCCGATTCTGCCGACAGTGACGGCCAAGATTACGTTCCAGCAGTTTGACTTTAAAAGTGACATTCCTCGAGAACTATTCGAAGTTCCGGCCAACTATCACGAAGACCCGACGCGCTTCCCTGACTTGTGA
- the LOC135945447 gene encoding ankyrin repeat domain-containing protein 13C-B isoform X1: MAAYEEGDYPLHRCIFSDDRKRLSQLLRSKDVGAKDKYGNTPLHLAVMLGRRECIHLLLNHGAPVKVKNNAGWSPLSEAISFGDRQILSSLLRKLKQQSREQVEERRPNLVAALHSIDDFYMELKWDFQSWVPLVSRILPSDICKIHKRGSSMRLDTTLVDFNDMKWERGDISFIFNGEQKPSQSLTVLDNKEKLFQRVRYENIPLQETEMELEDEVDLLMSSDIIAVQMSTKSISFSRAQSGWFFKEDRKESVGAFSAEFYHVNGMVLESRKRREHLTEEDLRKNKAIVESFTKGGTSQVDINGETIRRPSLAPPPPCALTWEEYVASPGSNPPVLGRDMVYKQTCKSFKATVAMSSEFPLSVGMLLNVLEIVAPFKHFTKLREFVNMKLPPGFPVKIDIPILPTVTAKITFQQFDFKSDIPRELFEVPANYHEDPTRFPDL, translated from the exons GGGCGATTACCCTCTTCACAGGTGCATTTTCTCGGACGACCGAAAGCGGCTGTCGCAGTTGCTGCGGAGCAAGGATGTTGGCGCCAAGGACAAATACG GCAACACGCCGCTGCACCTGGCTGTCATGCTCGGCAGAAGAG AGTGCATCCACCTCTTGCTGAACCACGGGGCACCGGTCAAAGTGAAGAACAATGCTGGATGGAGTCCCCTTTCGGAGGCCATCAGCTTCGGCGACAGACAAATCC TTTCTTCCCTGCTGCGTAAACTGAAGCAGCAGTCCCGGGAGCAGGTGGAGGAGCGGAGACCGAATTTAGTTGCTGCCTTACACAGTATAGACGACTTTTACATGGAACTCAAGTGGGATTTCCAGAGCTGgg TTCCGCTTGTGTCTCGAATACTTCCATCCGACATCTGCAAAATCCACAAAAGAGGCTCGTCAATGCGGCTGGACACCACTTTGGTCGACTTTAACGACATGAAGTGGGAAAGAGGAGacattagttttattttcaacggCGAGCAAAAGCCGTCACAGTCGCTCACGGTTCTCGATAATAAAGAAAAGCTATTCCAAAGAGTTAGATACGAG AATATCCCATTGCAGGAGACTGAAATGGAGTTGGAAGACGAGGTCGACTTGTTGATGAGCAGCGACATAATTGCAGTGCAAATGTCTACAAAGTCAATAAGTTTTAGTCGAGCCCAGTCGGGCTGGTTTTTCAAAGAGGACCGCAAGGAGTCTGTGGGTGCGTTCAGCGCCGAATTCTACCACGTCAATGGAATGGTTCTCGAGTCGCGCAAGCGCCGGGAACACCTCACTGAAGAAGATCTCCGCAAGAACAAAGCCATCGTCGAGAGCTTTACCAAGGGAGGCACGTCGCAGGTCGACATTAATGGGGAG ACAATTCGGCGGCCGTCCCTGGCTCCTCCTCCGCCTTGCGCCCTTACGTGGGAGGAGTACGTCGCAAGTCCAGGGTCGAATCCTCCAGTTCTTGGCAGAGACATGGTGTACAAACAAACCTGCAAATCTTTCAAAGCAACAGTTGCCATG AGTTCCGAGTTTCCGTTGTCTGTGGGAATGCTGCTGAACGTCCTGGAAATCGTCGCGCCTTTCAAGCACTTTACTAAGCTTAGGGAATTTGTCAATATGAAGCTTCCTCCAGGCTTCCCTGTGAAGATTG ATATCCCGATTCTGCCGACAGTGACGGCCAAGATTACGTTCCAGCAGTTTGACTTTAAAAGTGACATTCCTCGAGAACTATTCGAAGTTCCGGCCAACTATCACGAAGACCCGACGCGCTTCCCTGACTTGTGA